The DNA sequence TCGCTTTCTTGTGGCGTTTTTCAGCTATCTTCTTCTGATGGTCCTTAGACTAGTAAAACTCCAGAGGAAACCTTACTGGAAGCTTTGGAAACTTGTTTTGTTCCAGCCCGTACTTTACTTTCTGTTTGAAGCCTACGGTGTTCAGAAGATAAACTCCTCGGAAGCTGGTATGATCATTGCCCTGATTCCGGTTGTTGTGAACATGCTTGCGATCTTCCTTCTGAAAGAAAAAGGCGATCTGCTTCACTATTTCCTGGTTGGTCTAGGTTTTCTTGGAGTTTCTTTGATCGTTGGATTCAACATCACCCCTGGAAGCGCTTCTGGGAAGATCTTTATGTTACTCGCTGTTCTTTCCGGAGCGATGTACAGCATCCTTTCAAGGAAGTTTTCAAAGGGGTTCACACCAGGTGAGATCACCTTCTTCATGATGATGACCGGAGCAATCTTCTTTACAGCATTCAGCATTGTAGCCGGAAATTTCAAGCCCGTTTTTAACCTTCACGTGATAACAGGCGCGCTGTACCTTGGGGTGCTCTCTTCCACGTTGGCTTTTTTTCTTCTCAACTACGCTATTAAAAGGGTTTCTCCCATCGTTACCACCCTCTTTTCCAACTTCACCACTGTGGTCTCTGTAGTGGCAGGGGTTGTGTTCAGAGGTGAAAGAGTGGGGATCCAGCAAATAGTGGGAATGGTACTGATAATTGCTTCTATACTTACATCGGCAATTCGTAAGAAA is a window from the Thermotoga sp. genome containing:
- a CDS encoding DMT family transporter; the protein is MPSKVIIAGLLYSTIFGFSFLFTKNALDHVSPLTFLSLRFLVAFFSYLLLMVLRLVKLQRKPYWKLWKLVLFQPVLYFLFEAYGVQKINSSEAGMIIALIPVVVNMLAIFLLKEKGDLLHYFLVGLGFLGVSLIVGFNITPGSASGKIFMLLAVLSGAMYSILSRKFSKGFTPGEITFFMMMTGAIFFTAFSIVAGNFKPVFNLHVITGALYLGVLSSTLAFFLLNYAIKRVSPIVTTLFSNFTTVVSVVAGVVFRGERVGIQQIVGMVLIIASILTSAIRKKKNFT